A stretch of Paludisphaera borealis DNA encodes these proteins:
- a CDS encoding mechanosensitive ion channel domain-containing protein has product MKRALRSLLLGLVWASIWPSYLAVLALAASLGPWPRSTGVLAATILNALALGLLARGVLTWFFKPEGWAERYLEMPPSASRQFRGAGRVLTLAAMAMLVPAYLFLHGEISHDGRALTAPALARFLILGFEILVLASMIYHLRPSSALMLWINPDVPTEPPASADVKAAHPASPVISITRSPLGAVDSAWATWFCRRARTINRLIIAYVAIIILFDYNGYTFAARRLTLGGVESLVVFMIAWGVHRVIGRVIAWRARSGLLTYRIWSWTGAASLLSNRQQRGASGATAPRAGTVDVVADEGEWAVRLARLSTFTILAIGLATLGWIWGIDPTLLKILSERQLWTVSDGSPERMPVVLGDVVKGMTAILAGAALWRYMTTLFSFTLFRKMPDDPGIRFAVVTLCRYVALGVAVIVALESVHLGLAQIGVILAALGVGLGFGLQEIVSNFVCGIILLLERPIRIGDIVTVGETTGKVDRINIRATMIINGDNQCMIVPNREFITGKLVNWTHKDKIMRVSIKLSVAHDSNVDQVVKLLLTIAQSDFDVLSKPASSALLEEIGEMGLKFGLYAFVADPGLVGGTKHRISKAIQERFAQAGIVISSPIREITLAGIPDELTRILDVPRWAQMVGGRVDPGADGSPPPHVVDAPVVADRRVSQN; this is encoded by the coding sequence GTGAAGCGAGCACTGAGATCGCTCTTGTTGGGATTGGTCTGGGCGTCGATCTGGCCGAGCTATCTCGCCGTGCTGGCCCTGGCCGCCAGCCTGGGGCCGTGGCCGAGGAGCACGGGCGTCTTGGCTGCGACGATTCTCAACGCGCTGGCTCTGGGCCTGTTGGCGCGCGGCGTGTTGACCTGGTTCTTCAAGCCCGAGGGGTGGGCCGAGCGCTACCTGGAGATGCCCCCTTCGGCGTCGCGCCAGTTCCGAGGCGCGGGCCGGGTCTTGACGCTCGCCGCGATGGCCATGCTCGTGCCCGCCTACCTGTTCCTCCACGGCGAGATCTCGCACGACGGTCGCGCGCTGACCGCGCCGGCGCTCGCCCGGTTCTTGATCCTCGGCTTCGAGATTCTCGTGCTGGCGTCGATGATCTACCACCTCCGGCCGTCCTCGGCGCTGATGCTCTGGATCAACCCGGACGTACCGACCGAACCGCCCGCCTCGGCCGACGTGAAAGCCGCGCATCCTGCTTCGCCGGTGATCTCGATCACGAGGTCGCCGCTCGGCGCGGTCGATTCCGCGTGGGCGACGTGGTTCTGCCGACGGGCCCGGACGATCAACCGGCTGATCATCGCCTACGTCGCGATCATCATCCTCTTCGACTACAACGGTTACACCTTCGCCGCCCGTCGGCTGACCCTCGGCGGGGTGGAGAGTCTGGTCGTCTTCATGATCGCCTGGGGCGTGCACCGTGTGATCGGCCGGGTGATCGCCTGGCGGGCCCGCTCGGGCCTGCTCACGTACCGCATCTGGTCGTGGACGGGCGCCGCGTCGTTGCTCTCGAACCGCCAACAACGGGGCGCCTCCGGCGCGACGGCTCCGCGCGCCGGCACCGTCGACGTGGTCGCCGACGAGGGGGAATGGGCTGTCCGCCTGGCCCGGCTCTCGACGTTCACGATCCTCGCGATCGGCCTGGCGACGCTCGGCTGGATCTGGGGGATCGATCCGACGCTCTTGAAAATCCTCTCCGAAAGGCAGCTCTGGACCGTGTCGGACGGCTCACCCGAGCGCATGCCCGTGGTCCTGGGCGACGTCGTCAAGGGGATGACGGCCATCCTGGCCGGTGCCGCGCTCTGGCGGTACATGACCACTCTGTTCTCCTTCACCCTGTTCCGCAAGATGCCTGACGACCCGGGCATCCGGTTCGCCGTCGTGACCCTCTGCCGCTACGTCGCGCTCGGGGTGGCGGTGATCGTCGCGCTCGAATCGGTCCACCTGGGCCTCGCCCAGATCGGCGTGATCCTCGCCGCGCTCGGCGTCGGCTTGGGATTCGGCTTGCAGGAGATCGTCTCCAACTTCGTCTGCGGCATCATCCTGCTTTTGGAGCGGCCGATCCGGATCGGCGATATCGTCACCGTCGGCGAAACCACCGGAAAAGTCGATCGGATCAACATCCGAGCCACCATGATCATCAACGGCGACAACCAGTGCATGATCGTCCCGAACCGCGAGTTCATCACCGGCAAGCTCGTCAACTGGACGCATAAAGACAAGATCATGCGCGTGTCGATCAAGCTGAGCGTGGCGCACGACTCGAACGTCGACCAGGTGGTCAAGCTGCTGCTGACGATCGCGCAGAGCGATTTCGACGTCCTGTCCAAGCCCGCGTCCTCGGCCTTGCTGGAGGAGATCGGCGAGATGGGCCTGAAGTTCGGCCTCTACGCGTTCGTCGCCGACCCCGGCCTGGTGGGGGGGACGAAGCACCGGATCAGCAAGGCGATCCAGGAGCGGTTCGCCCAGGCCGGCATCGTGATCTCCAGCCCGATCCGCGAGATCACCCTGGCCGGCATCCCCGACGAGCTGACCCGCATCCTCGACGTCCCCCGGTGGGCGCAGATGGTCGGCGGCCGGGTCGACCCCGGCGCCGACGGGTCGCCCCCGCCGCACGTCGTCGACGCCCCGGTCGTCGCCGACCGCAGAGTCTCCCAGAACTAG